The bacterium DNA segment AAAGGCTCCTTCACAACATTTCTCGTATAATTCTTCAATACCTTTTGATTTATTGGGACTCAATTCGTTTTTTCTTCCACTCTTTTATTTTTTCATCTATCCGGTTACCCATTTCTTTAGTTATGTGGTATTCTTTAATTTCGTATGCTTCTTCCGGTTTCACACAGCTAAAATCCAGTAATTTCCCCCTAGAAGTGGCATTTATCATAGGTTCAGTATCAAAATATATAAAATCTAATAGTTCATTAAGATCTGTTTCTGCAAATTCCATAGCTCTATTGATTGCACACTTTTCATCTAAATTAGGGGCAGCGCATCTGTAATCATAATCTATTTTTATAGGTTTAAAATCATCATCTTCACTTTTAAAAAAGGCAGCTGAGTTTAATATGGTTGGGTAATCCATCAAATATGGACCGTATTTCCAAAATACCCAATTTGAATCTGTTAACCTCTTATTGAATAATCTCTTGTAAAAGATTTCTGATAGATAAGCTAATTTTATTAACTTGGTTCTACCAAGATAATAATCTTCAAGCTGCTTGAATTCCTTTGCAATTACATATAGGAGATCTTGGATTTTCATTTGGGGGTTTATTTATTATACTAAAATATTCCCATTGAGAACACTAGCCACAGAAAGCTCCGGCATTTTGCCACTTCTTGAATTAAATCTCAAGGAAGTTGTAAATTCTGAAAGTTTCTCCTTTAATAAATCTGATCTTCTATTATAATAGACATAGGAAGTAGCAAGATCTAACAGGAAATTTTTACAGAAAATTCAATAGAAAGAAAAGGAAGGCTGTATATTTATAACTCTTTCTAAAGAGAAATCGCGCTAACAAAGTGAGCCATTAAGAACAAAGGAGAGATGAGAAAAATAATATCAATTAATAACAAAACAGATTATGAAGTTTTCGTTTTCTACAGAAAAATTTGAATTATTGTTAAAAGAACCATCTCGGG contains these protein-coding regions:
- a CDS encoding SocA family protein; this translates as MKIQDLLYVIAKEFKQLEDYYLGRTKLIKLAYLSEIFYKRLFNKRLTDSNWVFWKYGPYLMDYPTILNSAAFFKSEDDDFKPIKIDYDYRCAAPNLDEKCAINRAMEFAETDLNELLDFIYFDTEPMINATSRGKLLDFSCVKPEEAYEIKEYHITKEMGNRIDEKIKEWKKKRIESQ